A window from Hemicordylus capensis ecotype Gifberg chromosome 2, rHemCap1.1.pri, whole genome shotgun sequence encodes these proteins:
- the PRR22 gene encoding proline-rich protein 22 isoform X3 yields the protein MAPCGCFFDPRIYRIEWATANFVQPSIYKLSGGPGPQNAYLLDSQKYLKGPLQPVPYPAYQPVVNNPPFVLPFFKPEGPASNLTDHINFLGNPLHGSPFVDAPQLHSEGLGPSKDRQLLATVPDLNLKEQPAPVGNYDQLKGELHHCHDLAFQAFKGFPVEDEDFKDHDATQEFVANPSVSNVHPGDQTPLGVPEIQELEPCVPESIITNESQLLEEQESFNLPEKVLLEDAMKLFDCSPVNSDTEASLDELSNGAPCRGQGEGPKDSCFSGKDSPSDIRSLNLPDELLSFDYSVPEILSAVTSLDYLYDVNTFVEETQWENRPSAQLLPKQESHLEPEEKVKDSVGAAKKGQGMGSKPKLSSTQGGDGEPQQPEPAVLGV from the coding sequence ATGGCTCCGTGCGGCTGTTTCTTCGACCCCCGGATCTACCGCATCGAGTGGGCGACTGCCAATTTTGTCCAGCCCTCCATTTATAAACTctctggtgggcctggcccgcaGAATGCCTACCTTCTGGACAGCCAGAAGTACCTCAAGGGCCCCCTGCAGCCGGTGCCGTACCCGGCCTACCAGCCTGTCGTGAACAATCCCCCGTTTGTCCTGCCTTTCTTCAAGCCCGAGGGCCCTGCCAGCAACCTGACGGACCACATCAACTTCCTCGGTAACCCTCTCCACGGCTCGCCCTTCGTGGATGCACCCCAACTCCACAGCGAAGGCCTCGGGCCGAGTAAAGACCGCCAGCTCCTTGCAACGGTCCCCGATCTTAACCTGAAAGAGCAGCCAGCCCCAGTGGGGAACTACGACCAGCTCAAAGGCGAACTGCACCATTGCCACGACCTCGCGTTCCAAGCCTTTAAGGGCTTCCCAGTAGAAGACGAAGATTTTAAAGACCATGACGCCACCCAAGAGTTTGTGGCAAACCCTTCCGTTTCAAACGTCCATCCTGGAGACCAAACTCCGCTTGGGGTCCCCGAGATACAAGAACTGGAGCCTTGTGTCCCTGAAAGCATCATCACCAATGAAAGCCAACTGCTGGAAGAGCAGGAGTCCTTCAACCTGCCTGAGAAGGTCCTTTTGGAAGATGCCATGAAGCTCTTTGATTGTTCTCCAGTTAACTCCGATACTGAGGCGTCCCTGGATGAACTGAGCAATGGCGCCCCCTGCAGGGGCCAGGGAGAGGGTCCCAAGGACAGCTGCTTCTCTGGCAAAGATTCGCCCAGTGACATCCGGTCCCTCAACTTGCCTGATGAGCTGCTGTCCTTTGACTACAGTGTACCGGAAATCCTCAGCGCCGTGACCAGCCTGGATTACCTCTATGACGTGAACACTTTTGTGGAGGAAACTCAGTGGGAAAATAGACCATCCGCACAGCTTCTCCCCAAACAGGAATCCCACTTGGAGCCTGAGGAGAAAGTGAAGGACAGTGTTGGGGCAGCCAAGAAAGGCCAAGGTATGGGCAGCAAACCAAAACTTTCATCCACACAGGGGGGCGACGGTGAACCTCAGCAGCCGGAACCTGCCGTACTGGGGGTCTGA